The sequence below is a genomic window from Gopherus evgoodei ecotype Sinaloan lineage chromosome 9, rGopEvg1_v1.p, whole genome shotgun sequence.
GCAACACAAGAGATCTTGTGTCATATGTTGTTATATTTGTATTCACCGCATTTAGCCTTTTTTTGGGTGAATTTTGTTTGTAAATGAAAGGTAATACATTGAAGTAATGTCAACGAGAAAAATGTTGTGGCAATCATGCTTCCCTCTTCAAAAATAATAATGCATTATATGCAGTCAATATCTTAGATGAGCAAAGCCAGAGCTCAAACACAGCGGGTGGCTCtatttaaagaggaaaaagcCTTGCTGTGTTTTGCCTCCAGCTTATTGCCAAACGCCTCAGAACATGAAGGGTGCATTTCAAAGTCgggggctgcagggggaaaaGAAGGAACCGTCCCAACATTTAAATCCATTAGCAACCAGACAAAACACATATTGATAGATAAAGCCCTGGTCGGTTTCACGAAAGGGAGTGAAAGCAAGGAAACAGCCCGATCCTCGCTGCATCCCTGGCCCAGAAGGAAGCTGCGAAGGGCTCGACCTGCCCTGCCCGCTTTTAGGTACCACTCCGTAAGTTTCTccagctgcctccctccccttGCTCCGCTTTGGCCCCTCCCCTGGGCCAGGAACGCGGTTCCATGGCCGCTGATTGGCTGCAGCCCGGCGTAGCTCAGGTCCGGAGCCGGGCTCTCTCTCCAGACTGTGTGGTGGCCAGgagtttgcagcagcagcagcagcagcggcggcggggaggtggagcggagcagtGAGGAAGCCAAGCAGCCCATCGCTCTGGCACACGCGTGGCACCGCTGGGGTAGGCttgccccaggcaccagcactcccgccgccagccctgcagcagccgcGGCTCCTCAGGCTTTGGGAGGCTCGGATTTGCTGAAGAACTTAAATAAAAAGCTCCTCACTCGTCCACGGCGTCATTTCTGCAGGTTGGGCACACACACGCAGCCAGCCAAGCACGGCCCCCGCCTAGCGCTTTCCCTCCCCCCGGCGTGCGTCCAGCCACGATTCCGTGACTATGAGCCTGCAAGTGAAACTTTCCCGGAGCGAGCTGTATTTCCCCTGCCCATTCGCAAAGCCGATGAATGCGAGATAATAATGGAGAGGAAAAAGGCAGAGGCTGTCTCCGAGCTCAGCACGCCAGCGCTCTGATTCACCGCGGAGCAGCCCGCACCTGCTGTAAGCGCCTCGGACTTTGCCTAGCCAACCTATTGCTCCTACTTTCCCCGGGCGAGCCGAAGGAAGAGGAGAGGTGGGACAAGTAACCCGTTGCAGCTGCTGTACAAACTGCTGTAAGAACTTGCGTGGCGGATACGGTGTGAATGACTAGCTCGGGTTTCTAAAGGCGAGCGTGACTTTCCGCTGCTCGCTCTATGACTCTCAGAGATGACACAGCCTTCTCCATCTCCAGCCCAGGGAAGTGGCTCCGCGGGAGGGTCCTgaggaacccccacccccaaaatccgACTCTTATTTTGCAgacgctcccctcctcccctcttttCAGGCTGTGACTTATGATCGGACAAGGCTCCCCCCACCCTTGCACGTTTGCAGCCCACTTTCACAGCAGCCTCTGTCTCGGTGTCTGCttgcttgtatttttttaaataggattttatttttagtgcAATAACCACGAGGATGCGTTTAAAGTGCGCCTGGTCTCTGCAATGAGgtctgtgttgggggggggttTTTTCGGAAGGGGGGAGATATTGCGCATGCCAGGTGCAGATAAATCCAGATTCCCGCATCTATTGACTGCTCTGCGATTTTTTTAAGATCTCTCtataaaagacattttttttatAACTTCTGACTTGCATGCACATCGATGGGCGGAAAGCGCAGCTGATTTTATTGGGGTGATCGATGCTAACTTTGATAAAGAGGTGACACTGACTGCCGGGGGAAGCAGACGAGCTGAGTGTCTCTCTAGACGATTTTTGCCTCTGATTTAACCCTATTTTAAAAGAAACCCCAGACAGCCAAGCACCAAAAcaacacccccgccccccgcgAGCCTGCTCCAGCCGGGCTATCAACAGGCAGCCAGGAGGGAAGCTGGGCGCCAGGTGTGCGGAACCGGGAGATGGATATTCTTCTCCCCGTCCTGCTCGCCTTGCTGTGGACCGGGGCAGGAGCCCTGATTAACCTGAAGTACTCGGTGGAGGAGGAGCAGCGCGCCGGCACGGTGATCGCGAACATCGGCAAGGACGCCCGGGAGGCTGGCTTCGTGCTGGACCCCCGCCAGCCCGCCGCCTTCCGGGTGGTCTCCAACTCGGCCCCGCACCTGGTGGACATCAACCCGGGCTCGGGCTTGCTGGTGACCAAGCAGAAGATCGACCGGGACCTGCTGTGCCGCCAGAGCCCCAAGTGCGTGATCTCGCTGGAGGTGATGTCCAGCTCCATGGAGATCTGTGTGATCAAGGTGGAGATCAAGGACCTGAACGACAACGCGCCCAGCTTCCCCACAGACCAGATCGAGCTGGAGATCTCCGAGACGGCCAGCCCGGGCACGCGGGTGCCGCTGGAGAGCGCCTACGACCCGGACTCGGGCAGCTTCGGCGTGCAGAGCTACGAGCTCACCCCCAACGACCTCTTCGGGCTGGAGACCAAGACGCGCGGCGACGGCTCCCGCTTCGCCGAGCTGGTGGTGGAGCGCAGCCTGGACCGCGAGACGCAGTCCCACTACAGCTACCTGCTCACGGCGCTGGACGGCGGCGACCCGCCCAACTTGGGCACGGTGGCGCTCAGCATCCGGGTCATTGACTCCAACGACAACAACCCGCTCTTCGAGGAGCCGGCCTACGCCGTCAGCGTGCCCGAGAACGCGCCGCCCGGCacgcccctgctccgcctcaaCGCCTCCGACCCCGACGAGGGCACCAACGGGCAGGTGCTCTACTCCTTCCACAGCTACGTGTCCGAGCGGGCGCGCCAGCTCTTCCACCTGGACCCGCAGAGCGGCCTGCTCAGCCTCAGCGGCGCCGTGGACTACGAGGAGGGCCACAGCTACGAGCTGGACGTGCAGGCCAAGGACCTGGGGCCCAACTCCATCCCGGCCCACTGCAAGGTGACGGTCAGCGTGCAGGACGCCAACGACAACCCGCCCCTCATCAACCTGCTCTCGGTCAACAGCGAGCTGGTGGAAGTGAGCGAGAGCGCGCCGCCTGGCTACGTCATCGCCCTGGTGCGGGTCTCCGACCGTGACTCCGGGGCCAACGGGCGGGTGCAGTGCAAACTGCTGGGCAGCGTGCCCTTCCGCCTGCAGGAGTACGAGAGCTTCTCCACCATCCTGGTGGACGGGCGGCTGGACCGGGAGCAGAGGGACCAGTACAACCTCACCATCCAGGCCAGGGACAACGGGGTGCCCTCCCTGCAGGCCACCAAGTCCTTCACCGTCAAGATCACTGATGAGAACGACAACCACCCCCACTTCTCCAAGCCCTACTACCAGGTCATTGTGCAGGAGAACAACACCCCCGGGGCCTACCTCCTGTCTGTCTCTGCCAGGGACCCTGACCTGGGCCTTAATGGCAGCGTTTCCTATCAGATTGTACCCTCCCAAGTCCGGGACATGCCTGTCTTCACCTACGTCTCCATCAACCCCAACTCTGGGGACATCTATGCCTTGAGGTCCTTCAATCACGAGCAGACCAAGGCCTTCGAGTTCAAGGTCTTGGCCAAAGACgggggcagcccctccctgcagagcaATGCCACCGTCAGAGTGATTGTCTTGGATGTCAATGACAACACCCCTGTGATAACTGCCCCACCTCTGGTCAATGGGACTGCAGAAGTGTACATCCCTAGGAATGCCGGGGTTGGCTACTTAGTGACAGTGATCAAGGCAGATGACTATGATGAAGGGGAGAATGGAAGACTGTCCTATGAAATGGCAGATGGGGATAGAGGATTTTTTGAAATAGATCAGTTCAATGGAGAGATAAGGACCACCAGAGCATTTGGGGAGAATGCAAAAACTACTTATGAACTGATTGTGGTGGCGCATGATCATGGAAAAACATCACTCTCAGCTTCTGCCTTGATTTTGATATACCTATCCCCAGCTCTTGATGCCCAGGAATCTATAGGATCTGTTAACTTGTCACTGATTTTCATTATTGCCCTGGGTTCTATTGCTGCCATTCTTTTTGTCACCATGATCTTTGTTGCAGTCAAGTGTAAAAGGGATAACAAGGAAATAAGGACCTACAACTGCAGGTAATGTGAACTTGTTTCTTTGTACCATGCAATatgtgctttgattttttttccaatctaaattactttttgatttgttttaaacccacagGCGTATTGCACTTACTTCAGGAGCAAGAATGAGGGTTCATGATATTATGTTGCTTTTAAGAAAATTTccataaatgtttttttttttaaattactctgggagaagtgtttttttaaaagaatattccAGTCTGAATAAGTGTGTTCTGACAATCTGTCCTAATATAAATTTTCTTATGCATTCTGTAGCAGAACAGACCAGTCTGTCTTCAATCATCATAGCTATTTTCTGTgagtttagggggaaaaaatgtacAGATCGAATTACCAAAAGAGAGATCCCCGGATTTTAGATTTCAGGAGAGAACTGTGTTTCATATTGTTGCACTCACTCTTGGGTGAGCAGTACCATCCTGGTTGTAAAGCAAGGTTGGATTTTTGAAGcactgagcagctgaaaaggaaaaaGCCCAAGGTGAGAAGAGGTGTAGTAGGTGCTCACAGCACTGAGTCAACACATAGGATAGCAAGTCCACACCTACAGTAGTAGTTGGCATTGATGGGCTTTGCTTTAAGGTTCCTTTGCATGGCGTTTGCATCCTGTCCCCACCAGAGGATGTCACTATGGGCATTTTTTATGTGTTGGTTTTCTTCAGGAGTGGTGGTTATAAAAGGAAGGTGGAAGCTGGGAGAACTCACTATGAAAGAAATCACGGTTCAGCTATAATTCATAAAGTGGAGCAATGCCCTTAAAGCTCTTTCTTTCATGTAACAGAACAATTGTGCATGTATGTTTCAGGATGCAGCTCTTACAAGCAAAAATAAATCCAAAGGAATAGGGGGAAAAGAGTCATTTCCttgaataaacccaattccttgtGAAAATGTAATGGTTGATTTAGTTCTTTTTAGTTGTTTTAATGATCGTATTTACAACTCTGCATGATCTTGTAATGCACAATCACAAGTCCAAAATGAGGAATGGTAAGTCATCTCTGCATCTGAAACCTTAGCTGCTATGAAAGCCTAATATTTGAAATTGGGTCCCCTGAATATGTAACAGCCATGCGATTATTGTCTCTTTTACTATTCTCTGTGTTACACAAGTTAGTAGACAAATGCTAACCACACATGAATATCAATCAGATGCCATAAAGGAGCAGCTGCAATGCCTCATAAATGGTTTAATCCTGTTACTAGTGAAATAGCCATGACTTCTTCATTCCTTCAGCACTGAATCTTTCAGATGGAAGGAATGGAAATTAATTTTGATCTACCTTTGTAAAGTACGATTGCCTGTGGCAATTTTATAGTGCAGAAGAATGTGCAGTCTTTAAAGTTTTATTTACAGAGATATAATAATGGAGAATTCAGTTTTTATATCCCATTTTCACAACATAAAGCATGTTTATAAGCCCTTTTGCTGGATGGGgaaaaatcatctgcaaataaagCACTGTATGTGCCATATTATGGGATGCCTAGCTTTAAGTGAGAGCTAATATACTGGATTTCTTGCCAGTTTGGTCCATTAAACAAGAATAGGATCTGAATGTCTAAAATCAAATCGTGGTGGTGCCCCTAACAACTTCATACATAGGACCAGGAGGCTTAATGTGTTTTAGGGATTAATGAAGTGCAGTTTAATGAAATAATTGGTCAATAGAGAAAGGACATCAAAATGAATGCTGTGAGAATTGGAATCTCACATTGCCAAACTTAAACATTGaggtaaacaaaacaattaaAGCTCTGTCAAGTGTTGTTAGACTAGCCTGCGTGCATACAGATCTTCTGCACAAGAAAAATCTCCTGAATTCCTTTAATTTATTGACAAGCACAATGGACCGAACATTCTATTATCGGTGTCAATCTGATCAAGCGAAGTCAGCTGCTGAGGCGCAAAGAAGTACTGTATAGGCTTAGCTGTGTATTTGATCATAGTGTGTCCTGTATGTACATTTTGTGTATCTGTTTAGACTtgtcttttctttcttattttttcaAGGTGCCTATCAACATCTGCAGGAGGTTTTTCATAAAATTAGTTAATTTATGAGGTGTATGAAAGAGCTGTTTgatttggtggttgtttttttttcctgctcaggCAATTAGCTTTGTAGAGCAAGAATACTTGTACAATATTTACCTTTCTAGATAAACCTGTGTTACTTATTCCTCCTATTATCTCTTAATTGCAATTATTGGATTCCAAAAAACCCATCTTTATCGTAATATGAAAAGTAACAAACTCCACACTTTTGAATGTATATTTCTGGTTATGGTAGTAGTTTAACATAATTCCTTTGAGAAGTATTGTACAGTCTGGCATCTTGTAtgcatatctatatctatctgcATGGCGTTTGATAATGGTACACGGTCCTCTGTGTCAAAAAAGAACCACAATCACTTCAGGGATAATGGCGAGTGCAATcatgtttttcattattttttcctgtAGTTTAATGATGACATTCTTCCTTTGGTattttttaagaggaaaaagaCCCACATCCTGTATCAGTTCGTTCTTTCAGCAGGTATGAAGCAAAGGGGAAAGAGAGGCATAGAAAAACAAGCTGATATAAGAAGAGGTCAGAAgaatagtttctctttgaaaacaCCATTTTTGCTCTGCAGTTTCTGGAAGAAAAACATTTCCCAGGAAGTGGAGAGGGGtattgggggggaggagagaagaaaagtTCAAAAGAAGATTTAAAGTTATCAAATGCTACCAGGAAAGAGtggaaataaaagcaacctgGAAACATTTTGTTATCCAAACAGCCTTCGGAGTGTGGTGGGATAAGTGTGCAAGATAAGAATATTGTGGAATTTGCTGTATTTACTGCTAAGATCTGGAGGAAAACCTCTAGTCATGCTGGTTTTTGAGTTACATGaactaaacactttaaaaatccttATTACACATGAATATTAATTCAGGTACCCTTTTCAGTTCATGGATCttaacatttccatttttcttttctgcaggCTGAACTTTAATTGCTGATATTTAGTTATCAGGAATATAAACACCAAATGAAACACGGATGGAattttcccttccctttctttttgtgtgtgacCTGTAAACTTTATACATATGAAAACAAGCTAAAGATCATATATTGCCAGAGGATTCAAAACATGACATAATCTTCATGAATAAGAAGTCTGTGTTAAGATGGGGCTAAGTCCTCCGGGTTTCTTAATATTTATTAAGCAGGGCACAGTTCAGGATTCTATTAGATActcatttttcttcttctgtccCACAGAATTGCAGAGTACTCCTATGGGCATCAAAAGAAATcaagcaagaagaaaaaaatcagcaagAATGATATCCGGCTGGTACCACGGGATGTAGAGGAAACAGATAAAATGAATGTGGTGAGCTGCTCTTCCCTTACTTCATCTCTCAACTATTTCGACTATCATCAGCAGACCTTGCCACTGGGCTGCCGCAGATCTGAAAGTACCTTCCTCAGTGTGGAGAATCAGAACACTAGGAACACAGGCTCCAAC
It includes:
- the PCDH19 gene encoding protocadherin-19 isoform X2, encoding MDILLPVLLALLWTGAGALINLKYSVEEEQRAGTVIANIGKDAREAGFVLDPRQPAAFRVVSNSAPHLVDINPGSGLLVTKQKIDRDLLCRQSPKCVISLEVMSSSMEICVIKVEIKDLNDNAPSFPTDQIELEISETASPGTRVPLESAYDPDSGSFGVQSYELTPNDLFGLETKTRGDGSRFAELVVERSLDRETQSHYSYLLTALDGGDPPNLGTVALSIRVIDSNDNNPLFEEPAYAVSVPENAPPGTPLLRLNASDPDEGTNGQVLYSFHSYVSERARQLFHLDPQSGLLSLSGAVDYEEGHSYELDVQAKDLGPNSIPAHCKVTVSVQDANDNPPLINLLSVNSELVEVSESAPPGYVIALVRVSDRDSGANGRVQCKLLGSVPFRLQEYESFSTILVDGRLDREQRDQYNLTIQARDNGVPSLQATKSFTVKITDENDNHPHFSKPYYQVIVQENNTPGAYLLSVSARDPDLGLNGSVSYQIVPSQVRDMPVFTYVSINPNSGDIYALRSFNHEQTKAFEFKVLAKDGGSPSLQSNATVRVIVLDVNDNTPVITAPPLVNGTAEVYIPRNAGVGYLVTVIKADDYDEGENGRLSYEMADGDRGFFEIDQFNGEIRTTRAFGENAKTTYELIVVAHDHGKTSLSASALILIYLSPALDAQESIGSVNLSLIFIIALGSIAAILFVTMIFVAVKCKRDNKEIRTYNCRIAEYSYGHQKKSSKKKKISKNDIRLVPRDVEETDKMNVVSCSSLTSSLNYFDYHQQTLPLGCRRSESTFLSVENQNTRNTGSNHVYPHTFTGQSPQQPDLIINGMPLPETENYSFDSNYVNSRAHLIKSSTFKDLEGNSLKDSGHEESDQTDSEHDVQRGLYCDTAVNDVLNTSVTSMGSQMPEQDQTEGFHCREECRILGHSDRCWMPRNSVPSRAKSPEHGRNVMALSIEATTVDTEPYEDCSTKRTFATFGKDGSEPLADERIVNLKGKRTVDLPICSPKVNGAVREAGNGCEAVSPITSPLHLKSPLSSKPSVSYNIMHCPVNRDLEQFVNNGPSRPTEAEPRGADSENIMHEVNPLLQECREKDSPGVKRLKDIVL
- the PCDH19 gene encoding protocadherin-19 isoform X5, with protein sequence MDILLPVLLALLWTGAGALINLKYSVEEEQRAGTVIANIGKDAREAGFVLDPRQPAAFRVVSNSAPHLVDINPGSGLLVTKQKIDRDLLCRQSPKCVISLEVMSSSMEICVIKVEIKDLNDNAPSFPTDQIELEISETASPGTRVPLESAYDPDSGSFGVQSYELTPNDLFGLETKTRGDGSRFAELVVERSLDRETQSHYSYLLTALDGGDPPNLGTVALSIRVIDSNDNNPLFEEPAYAVSVPENAPPGTPLLRLNASDPDEGTNGQVLYSFHSYVSERARQLFHLDPQSGLLSLSGAVDYEEGHSYELDVQAKDLGPNSIPAHCKVTVSVQDANDNPPLINLLSVNSELVEVSESAPPGYVIALVRVSDRDSGANGRVQCKLLGSVPFRLQEYESFSTILVDGRLDREQRDQYNLTIQARDNGVPSLQATKSFTVKITDENDNHPHFSKPYYQVIVQENNTPGAYLLSVSARDPDLGLNGSVSYQIVPSQVRDMPVFTYVSINPNSGDIYALRSFNHEQTKAFEFKVLAKDGGSPSLQSNATVRVIVLDVNDNTPVITAPPLVNGTAEVYIPRNAGVGYLVTVIKADDYDEGENGRLSYEMADGDRGFFEIDQFNGEIRTTRAFGENAKTTYELIVVAHDHGKTSLSASALILIYLSPALDAQESIGSVNLSLIFIIALGSIAAILFVTMIFVAVKCKRDNKEIRTYNCRIAEYSYGHQKKSSKKKKISKNDIRLVPRDVEETDKMNVVSCSSLTSSLNYFDYHQQTLPLGCRRSESTFLSVENQNTRNTGSNHVYPHTFTGQSPQQPDLIINGMPLPEENHLKDCVFGEEFQSASLTWHWGAT
- the PCDH19 gene encoding protocadherin-19 isoform X7, whose amino-acid sequence is MDILLPVLLALLWTGAGALINLKYSVEEEQRAGTVIANIGKDAREAGFVLDPRQPAAFRVVSNSAPHLVDINPGSGLLVTKQKIDRDLLCRQSPKCVISLEVMSSSMEICVIKVEIKDLNDNAPSFPTDQIELEISETASPGTRVPLESAYDPDSGSFGVQSYELTPNDLFGLETKTRGDGSRFAELVVERSLDRETQSHYSYLLTALDGGDPPNLGTVALSIRVIDSNDNNPLFEEPAYAVSVPENAPPGTPLLRLNASDPDEGTNGQVLYSFHSYVSERARQLFHLDPQSGLLSLSGAVDYEEGHSYELDVQAKDLGPNSIPAHCKVTVSVQDANDNPPLINLLSVNSELVEVSESAPPGYVIALVRVSDRDSGANGRVQCKLLGSVPFRLQEYESFSTILVDGRLDREQRDQYNLTIQARDNGVPSLQATKSFTVKITDENDNHPHFSKPYYQVIVQENNTPGAYLLSVSARDPDLGLNGSVSYQIVPSQVRDMPVFTYVSINPNSGDIYALRSFNHEQTKAFEFKVLAKDGGSPSLQSNATVRVIVLDVNDNTPVITAPPLVNGTAEVYIPRNAGVGYLVTVIKADDYDEGENGRLSYEMADGDRGFFEIDQFNGEIRTTRAFGENAKTTYELIVVAHDHGKTSLSASALILIYLSPALDAQESIGSVNLSLIFIIALGSIAAILFVTMIFVAVKCKRDNKEIRTYNCRIAEYSYGHQKKSSKKKKISKNDIRLVPRDVEETDKMNVVSCSSLTSSLNYFDYHQQTLPLGCRRSESTFLSVENQNTRNTGSNHVYPHTFTGQSPQQPDLIINGMPLPEHSLAPWKHCPPPAPSTLQK
- the PCDH19 gene encoding protocadherin-19 isoform X1, which gives rise to MDILLPVLLALLWTGAGALINLKYSVEEEQRAGTVIANIGKDAREAGFVLDPRQPAAFRVVSNSAPHLVDINPGSGLLVTKQKIDRDLLCRQSPKCVISLEVMSSSMEICVIKVEIKDLNDNAPSFPTDQIELEISETASPGTRVPLESAYDPDSGSFGVQSYELTPNDLFGLETKTRGDGSRFAELVVERSLDRETQSHYSYLLTALDGGDPPNLGTVALSIRVIDSNDNNPLFEEPAYAVSVPENAPPGTPLLRLNASDPDEGTNGQVLYSFHSYVSERARQLFHLDPQSGLLSLSGAVDYEEGHSYELDVQAKDLGPNSIPAHCKVTVSVQDANDNPPLINLLSVNSELVEVSESAPPGYVIALVRVSDRDSGANGRVQCKLLGSVPFRLQEYESFSTILVDGRLDREQRDQYNLTIQARDNGVPSLQATKSFTVKITDENDNHPHFSKPYYQVIVQENNTPGAYLLSVSARDPDLGLNGSVSYQIVPSQVRDMPVFTYVSINPNSGDIYALRSFNHEQTKAFEFKVLAKDGGSPSLQSNATVRVIVLDVNDNTPVITAPPLVNGTAEVYIPRNAGVGYLVTVIKADDYDEGENGRLSYEMADGDRGFFEIDQFNGEIRTTRAFGENAKTTYELIVVAHDHGKTSLSASALILIYLSPALDAQESIGSVNLSLIFIIALGSIAAILFVTMIFVAVKCKRDNKEIRTYNCRIAEYSYGHQKKSSKKKKISKNDIRLVPRDVEETDKMNVVSCSSLTSSLNYFDYHQQTLPLGCRRSESTFLSVENQNTRNTGSNHVYPHTFTGQSPQQPDLIINGMPLPETENYSFDSNYVNSRAHLIKSSSTFKDLEGNSLKDSGHEESDQTDSEHDVQRGLYCDTAVNDVLNTSVTSMGSQMPEQDQTEGFHCREECRILGHSDRCWMPRNSVPSRAKSPEHGRNVMALSIEATTVDTEPYEDCSTKRTFATFGKDGSEPLADERIVNLKGKRTVDLPICSPKVNGAVREAGNGCEAVSPITSPLHLKSPLSSKPSVSYNIMHCPVNRDLEQFVNNGPSRPTEAEPRGADSENIMHEVNPLLQECREKDSPGVKRLKDIVL
- the PCDH19 gene encoding protocadherin-19 isoform X6, which translates into the protein MDILLPVLLALLWTGAGALINLKYSVEEEQRAGTVIANIGKDAREAGFVLDPRQPAAFRVVSNSAPHLVDINPGSGLLVTKQKIDRDLLCRQSPKCVISLEVMSSSMEICVIKVEIKDLNDNAPSFPTDQIELEISETASPGTRVPLESAYDPDSGSFGVQSYELTPNDLFGLETKTRGDGSRFAELVVERSLDRETQSHYSYLLTALDGGDPPNLGTVALSIRVIDSNDNNPLFEEPAYAVSVPENAPPGTPLLRLNASDPDEGTNGQVLYSFHSYVSERARQLFHLDPQSGLLSLSGAVDYEEGHSYELDVQAKDLGPNSIPAHCKVTVSVQDANDNPPLINLLSVNSELVEVSESAPPGYVIALVRVSDRDSGANGRVQCKLLGSVPFRLQEYESFSTILVDGRLDREQRDQYNLTIQARDNGVPSLQATKSFTVKITDENDNHPHFSKPYYQVIVQENNTPGAYLLSVSARDPDLGLNGSVSYQIVPSQVRDMPVFTYVSINPNSGDIYALRSFNHEQTKAFEFKVLAKDGGSPSLQSNATVRVIVLDVNDNTPVITAPPLVNGTAEVYIPRNAGVGYLVTVIKADDYDEGENGRLSYEMADGDRGFFEIDQFNGEIRTTRAFGENAKTTYELIVVAHDHGKTSLSASALILIYLSPALDAQESIGSVNLSLIFIIALGSIAAILFVTMIFVAVKCKRDNKEIRTYNCRIAEYSYGHQKKSSKKKKISKNDIRLVPRDVEETDKMNVVSCSSLTSSLNYFDYHQQTLPLGCRRSESTFLSVENQNTRNTGSNHVYPHTFTGQSPQQPDLIINGMPLPETENYSFDSNYVNSRAHLIKRSN
- the PCDH19 gene encoding protocadherin-19 isoform X8, producing the protein MDILLPVLLALLWTGAGALINLKYSVEEEQRAGTVIANIGKDAREAGFVLDPRQPAAFRVVSNSAPHLVDINPGSGLLVTKQKIDRDLLCRQSPKCVISLEVMSSSMEICVIKVEIKDLNDNAPSFPTDQIELEISETASPGTRVPLESAYDPDSGSFGVQSYELTPNDLFGLETKTRGDGSRFAELVVERSLDRETQSHYSYLLTALDGGDPPNLGTVALSIRVIDSNDNNPLFEEPAYAVSVPENAPPGTPLLRLNASDPDEGTNGQVLYSFHSYVSERARQLFHLDPQSGLLSLSGAVDYEEGHSYELDVQAKDLGPNSIPAHCKVTVSVQDANDNPPLINLLSVNSELVEVSESAPPGYVIALVRVSDRDSGANGRVQCKLLGSVPFRLQEYESFSTILVDGRLDREQRDQYNLTIQARDNGVPSLQATKSFTVKITDENDNHPHFSKPYYQVIVQENNTPGAYLLSVSARDPDLGLNGSVSYQIVPSQVRDMPVFTYVSINPNSGDIYALRSFNHEQTKAFEFKVLAKDGGSPSLQSNATVRVIVLDVNDNTPVITAPPLVNGTAEVYIPRNAGVGYLVTVIKADDYDEGENGRLSYEMADGDRGFFEIDQFNGEIRTTRAFGENAKTTYELIVVAHDHGKTSLSASALILIYLSPALDAQESIGSVNLSLIFIIALGSIAAILFVTMIFVAVKCKRDNKEIRTYNCRIAEYSYGHQKKSSKKKKISKNDIRLVPRDVEETDKMNVVSCSSLTSSLNYFDYHQQTLPLGCRRSESTFLSVENQNTRNTGSNHVYPHTFTGQSPQQPDLIINGMPLPENY
- the PCDH19 gene encoding protocadherin-19 isoform X3, with the translated sequence MDILLPVLLALLWTGAGALINLKYSVEEEQRAGTVIANIGKDAREAGFVLDPRQPAAFRVVSNSAPHLVDINPGSGLLVTKQKIDRDLLCRQSPKCVISLEVMSSSMEICVIKVEIKDLNDNAPSFPTDQIELEISETASPGTRVPLESAYDPDSGSFGVQSYELTPNDLFGLETKTRGDGSRFAELVVERSLDRETQSHYSYLLTALDGGDPPNLGTVALSIRVIDSNDNNPLFEEPAYAVSVPENAPPGTPLLRLNASDPDEGTNGQVLYSFHSYVSERARQLFHLDPQSGLLSLSGAVDYEEGHSYELDVQAKDLGPNSIPAHCKVTVSVQDANDNPPLINLLSVNSELVEVSESAPPGYVIALVRVSDRDSGANGRVQCKLLGSVPFRLQEYESFSTILVDGRLDREQRDQYNLTIQARDNGVPSLQATKSFTVKITDENDNHPHFSKPYYQVIVQENNTPGAYLLSVSARDPDLGLNGSVSYQIVPSQVRDMPVFTYVSINPNSGDIYALRSFNHEQTKAFEFKVLAKDGGSPSLQSNATVRVIVLDVNDNTPVITAPPLVNGTAEVYIPRNAGVGYLVTVIKADDYDEGENGRLSYEMADGDRGFFEIDQFNGEIRTTRAFGENAKTTYELIVVAHDHGKTSLSASALILIYLSPALDAQESIGSVNLSLIFIIALGSIAAILFVTMIFVAVKCKRDNKEIRTYNCRIAEYSYGHQKKSSKKKKISKNDIRLVPRDVEETDKMNVVSCSSLTSSLNYFDYHQQTLPLGCRRSESTFLSVENQNTRNTGSNHVYPHTFTGQSPQQPDLIINGMPLPETENYSFDSNYVNSRAHLIKSSSTFKDLEGNSLKDSGHEESDQTDSEHDVQRGLYCDTAVNDVLNTSVTSMGSQMPEQASKN
- the PCDH19 gene encoding protocadherin-19 isoform X4, with translation MDILLPVLLALLWTGAGALINLKYSVEEEQRAGTVIANIGKDAREAGFVLDPRQPAAFRVVSNSAPHLVDINPGSGLLVTKQKIDRDLLCRQSPKCVISLEVMSSSMEICVIKVEIKDLNDNAPSFPTDQIELEISETASPGTRVPLESAYDPDSGSFGVQSYELTPNDLFGLETKTRGDGSRFAELVVERSLDRETQSHYSYLLTALDGGDPPNLGTVALSIRVIDSNDNNPLFEEPAYAVSVPENAPPGTPLLRLNASDPDEGTNGQVLYSFHSYVSERARQLFHLDPQSGLLSLSGAVDYEEGHSYELDVQAKDLGPNSIPAHCKVTVSVQDANDNPPLINLLSVNSELVEVSESAPPGYVIALVRVSDRDSGANGRVQCKLLGSVPFRLQEYESFSTILVDGRLDREQRDQYNLTIQARDNGVPSLQATKSFTVKITDENDNHPHFSKPYYQVIVQENNTPGAYLLSVSARDPDLGLNGSVSYQIVPSQVRDMPVFTYVSINPNSGDIYALRSFNHEQTKAFEFKVLAKDGGSPSLQSNATVRVIVLDVNDNTPVITAPPLVNGTAEVYIPRNAGVGYLVTVIKADDYDEGENGRLSYEMADGDRGFFEIDQFNGEIRTTRAFGENAKTTYELIVVAHDHGKTSLSASALILIYLSPALDAQESIGSVNLSLIFIIALGSIAAILFVTMIFVAVKCKRDNKEIRTYNCRIAEYSYGHQKKSSKKKKISKNDIRLVPRDVEETDKMNVVSCSSLTSSLNYFDYHQQTLPLGCRRSESTFLSVENQNTRNTGSNHVYPHTFTGQSPQQPDLIINGMPLPEIKLKDFIVGKSVGSLVTQIDAGCPGTLSPVVQNPLSMEGMSWHSL